A portion of the Leptospira kanakyensis genome contains these proteins:
- a CDS encoding PIN domain-containing protein — MILVDTSIWIEFFRGKEPYFSKLTGLIEASEVIAHEVVFGEILQGCKNKTEHEFVLDYWDNLNNVFSNGAFIKAGSLSFEKKHFEYGIGIIDSILIYETKMRNLKLWTLDKKILKILELQYTYQ; from the coding sequence ATGATTTTAGTAGATACTTCCATTTGGATTGAATTTTTCAGAGGAAAAGAACCCTACTTTTCTAAATTAACAGGACTTATTGAAGCTTCTGAGGTTATTGCCCATGAAGTTGTTTTTGGCGAGATTTTACAAGGTTGCAAAAATAAAACTGAGCACGAGTTTGTTTTAGATTATTGGGATAATTTAAATAATGTTTTCTCTAACGGAGCCTTCATCAAAGCCGGAAGCCTCTCCTTTGAAAAAAAACACTTTGAATATGGTATCGGAATTATTGATTCTATCTTAATCTACGAAACTAAAATGAGAAATTTAAAACTTTGGACTCTTGATAAAAAGATATTAAAAATTCTTGAGTTACAATATACTTATCAATAA
- a CDS encoding arylamine N-acetyltransferase family protein — translation MNDKKFLDTYFDRIGYGGSRVPSLDLLNDITLAHVRNIPFENLDILLGKNIDISLDAVFEKLIIQKRGGYCFEQNGLFLSVLNKLGFEVTPISARVRLDKPRDFIPPRTHVFLRVELSGTSWFTDVGVGGVSLTSAIQLIKNTEQKTNHETRRIVYESNKYFHQVLFPHGWVDVCEFTLEEMPEIDRVLANWYTSNHPKSHFKDRLIVARAGDDGKRLTLVNRELSERDRYGLANKSIIKSPEELIKTLKEKFNLTFPLDTEFQTTGLQWENDIID, via the coding sequence TTGAATGATAAAAAATTTCTAGATACTTATTTTGATCGCATTGGATATGGTGGCTCACGTGTTCCTTCACTAGATTTGCTTAACGATATCACTTTGGCACACGTTCGTAATATCCCTTTCGAAAACTTGGATATTTTGTTAGGAAAAAATATTGATATTAGTTTAGATGCAGTTTTTGAGAAATTAATAATTCAGAAACGCGGCGGTTATTGCTTTGAACAAAATGGACTTTTTTTGAGTGTTCTAAATAAATTAGGATTTGAAGTAACTCCTATTAGTGCTAGAGTTCGTTTAGATAAACCTAGAGATTTTATTCCTCCTCGAACCCATGTTTTTCTAAGAGTAGAACTTTCCGGAACTTCATGGTTCACTGATGTTGGAGTTGGTGGAGTATCACTAACATCAGCAATACAATTAATTAAAAATACTGAACAGAAAACCAACCACGAAACAAGAAGAATTGTATATGAAAGTAATAAATATTTCCATCAAGTTCTTTTTCCGCATGGATGGGTCGATGTATGTGAATTTACATTAGAGGAGATGCCTGAAATTGATCGTGTACTTGCCAACTGGTACACTAGCAATCATCCGAAATCGCATTTTAAAGATCGTTTGATCGTGGCACGAGCGGGAGACGACGGAAAAAGACTCACACTTGTAAATAGGGAATTATCTGAAAGGGATAGGTATGGTTTAGCCAATAAATCGATTATCAAATCACCTGAAGAATTAATAAAAACTCTTAAAGAAAAGTTCAATCTTACATTTCCTTTAGATACAGAATTTCAGACGACTGGTTTGCAATGGGAAAACGATATTATCGATTGA
- a CDS encoding ArsR/SmtB family transcription factor, with protein MPKELEGADQVFKAMADPNRRKVLDLLYANNGQTLTSLCEQLDMQRQSATQHIEILIKANLVTVVWKGREKLHFINPVPIYEVYARWVRKFEENRLGFLHDLKTQLEGEDHGTK; from the coding sequence ATGCCCAAAGAATTGGAGGGAGCTGATCAGGTATTTAAGGCAATGGCTGACCCGAACCGTAGAAAGGTTCTCGATCTCCTTTATGCTAACAATGGTCAGACTCTGACCTCACTGTGTGAACAATTAGACATGCAAAGGCAATCGGCAACCCAACATATAGAAATCCTCATTAAAGCCAACTTGGTAACTGTTGTTTGGAAGGGACGAGAAAAACTTCACTTCATCAACCCTGTTCCAATTTACGAGGTATATGCACGTTGGGTTCGAAAATTTGAAGAGAATCGTTTAGGTTTTTTACACGACTTAAAAACACAACTTGAAGGAGAAGATCATGGAACCAAATAA
- a CDS encoding SRPBCC family protein: MEPNNFVYVTFILSTPEKVWNALIDPEVTSKYWLDPLAKNPAHINVSEWTVGSVWKHIRMDDEKTTDIIGKVLEITAPKKLVLSWSRPTEFNDESKHSRVTFDIEPYADGLVRLVVTHEDLDPQMLKGISSGWPSVLSNLKTFLESGRPLAGHISIS, translated from the coding sequence ATGGAACCAAATAACTTTGTTTATGTTACTTTTATACTCAGCACACCGGAGAAGGTATGGAATGCACTCATTGATCCTGAGGTGACATCCAAGTATTGGCTTGATCCGTTAGCAAAAAATCCAGCTCATATTAATGTTTCAGAATGGACGGTTGGTTCCGTATGGAAACATATAAGAATGGATGATGAAAAAACAACCGATATCATCGGTAAAGTTTTGGAAATCACAGCTCCAAAGAAATTAGTTTTATCTTGGTCAAGACCAACAGAATTCAATGATGAATCAAAACATTCTCGAGTTACATTCGATATAGAACCTTATGCAGATGGACTTGTTCGTTTGGTTGTCACACATGAGGATCTAGACCCACAGATGTTAAAAGGAATTTCTAGTGGTTGGCCAAGTGTTCTTTCGAATCTCAAAACATTCTTGGAATCGGGCCGACCGTTGGCAGGCCATATTTCAATTTCTTAA
- a CDS encoding DUF1801 domain-containing protein, whose protein sequence is MSKEIETYNKSQSPTDKEICDLLYQEINLNLPKAEKKIWHAHPVWFLDGNPIVGYSKLKTCIRLLFWSGQSFEGEGLEPEGSFKAAEARYTDVSQIKKKDLKRWLSQSKKIQWDYKNIVKRKGVLERLK, encoded by the coding sequence ATGAGTAAAGAGATCGAAACATATAATAAATCCCAATCACCAACAGATAAGGAAATTTGTGATCTTCTGTATCAGGAAATCAATTTAAACTTACCGAAAGCTGAAAAGAAAATTTGGCATGCTCATCCCGTTTGGTTTTTGGATGGGAATCCCATTGTTGGTTATAGTAAATTAAAAACTTGTATTCGTCTTTTGTTTTGGAGTGGCCAAAGTTTTGAAGGAGAAGGACTAGAACCAGAAGGAAGTTTTAAAGCAGCAGAAGCCCGATATACAGATGTTAGTCAAATCAAGAAAAAAGACCTGAAACGTTGGCTCAGCCAGTCGAAAAAAATCCAATGGGACTATAAAAATATTGTGAAACGAAAAGGTGTCCTGGAACGATTGAAGTAA
- a CDS encoding NAD(P)H-dependent oxidoreductase, with the protein MKNLIIYSHSNPKSFTKAVLDSILNSLIEKSEIVSLIDLYSDKFNPVLVVDDYNRRRDICNDKYTLKYRNLINEADHLIFIYPVWWHGFPAILKGFIDRVFASDFIYSFKNKKKGALFPEGLMKNKKISCFYTLDAPSIVAYFDPGWLAIKYGLFRYCGFKRVNRYYKSGLKHCDQEQKNQWLLKCAEISKNFR; encoded by the coding sequence ATGAAGAATTTAATAATTTATTCACACTCCAATCCTAAAAGCTTTACCAAAGCTGTCCTTGATAGCATTCTGAACTCTTTAATAGAAAAATCGGAAATCGTATCACTGATCGATTTATATTCAGATAAATTCAACCCAGTTCTTGTGGTGGATGATTATAATCGGAGAAGAGATATTTGTAATGATAAATATACTCTTAAATATAGAAATCTGATTAATGAAGCAGACCATCTGATTTTTATTTATCCGGTCTGGTGGCATGGTTTTCCAGCTATTTTAAAAGGCTTCATTGATCGAGTTTTCGCATCCGATTTCATATATTCTTTCAAAAATAAAAAGAAAGGAGCTTTGTTTCCTGAAGGATTGATGAAAAATAAGAAAATTTCCTGTTTTTACACTCTTGATGCGCCATCTATTGTTGCTTACTTTGATCCTGGCTGGCTCGCGATCAAATATGGTTTATTCAGATATTGCGGATTTAAAAGAGTAAATAGATATTATAAATCTGGTCTTAAACATTGTGACCAAGAGCAAAAAAATCAATGGTTATTAAAATGTGCAGAAATATCAAAGAATTTTAGATGA
- a CDS encoding tetratricopeptide repeat protein, which yields MTRNIQFKKLFFVFLFFGLMNYCFKEKKIEFDSNDPVAMAKEAERLSDEFFEKNEEKWQQAYELARKAYELNDKDKTTIRSWSLLLSERAHINFMNKKFDDAIKYAKEAFKIDKKNDAAINTLSASYYLKGDLKEALEYALEFLKQHTEDYTAWGEAGKMYYELKKYEKAIKYLDKALELIRGKEDDKQLIAYNYFIGISYYRTGELKKSAYYLEKFLDLLKKNNLEKTLKYKDGVEDADFIIKRAGNSK from the coding sequence ATGACACGTAATATTCAGTTTAAAAAATTGTTTTTTGTATTTTTATTCTTTGGATTAATGAATTATTGCTTTAAAGAAAAAAAGATTGAATTTGATTCAAATGATCCGGTAGCAATGGCAAAAGAAGCAGAAAGACTTTCAGATGAGTTTTTTGAAAAGAATGAAGAAAAATGGCAACAAGCATATGAGCTGGCAAGGAAAGCTTATGAATTAAATGATAAAGATAAGACTACAATTAGGTCATGGTCATTGTTGCTATCTGAGCGAGCTCATATTAATTTTATGAATAAAAAATTTGATGATGCCATTAAATATGCCAAAGAAGCATTTAAGATAGATAAAAAAAATGACGCCGCAATAAATACATTGAGTGCTTCTTATTATTTAAAGGGTGACCTTAAAGAAGCATTGGAATACGCATTAGAGTTTTTAAAACAGCACACTGAAGATTATACTGCGTGGGGGGAAGCTGGTAAAATGTATTATGAGCTTAAGAAGTATGAAAAAGCGATAAAATATTTAGATAAAGCTTTAGAATTAATTAGAGGTAAGGAAGATGATAAGCAATTGATAGCTTATAATTATTTTATTGGAATTAGTTATTATAGGACAGGTGAATTGAAAAAATCAGCATATTACTTAGAGAAATTTCTTGATTTGTTAAAGAAAAATAATCTAGAAAAAACTCTAAAATATAAGGATGGCGTTGAGGATGCAGATTTTATTATTAAGAGAGCAGGGAATTCCAAATAA
- a CDS encoding SH3 domain-containing protein gives MNRALINSLFWVLVLISSIYCQKQITVTKEKRFTLDINGLEVYEKPGLTSAKIATLPYDTEVILEERLKGKYPQNDLLNNFDKISYKEITGYVLSIRLNPYSLPKSKIDSNDFLGLKFENWPNT, from the coding sequence ATGAATAGAGCTTTAATAAATTCACTGTTTTGGGTTTTAGTTCTGATAAGTTCAATTTATTGCCAAAAGCAAATAACAGTAACAAAAGAAAAAAGATTTACTCTCGATATTAATGGCCTAGAAGTTTACGAAAAACCCGGTCTTACTTCGGCTAAAATTGCGACTTTACCTTATGATACAGAAGTAATCTTAGAAGAAAGATTGAAAGGGAAATATCCGCAAAACGATCTTCTAAATAATTTTGATAAAATTAGTTATAAAGAAATTACGGGATATGTATTAAGCATTAGGTTAAATCCCTATTCTCTCCCGAAATCAAAAATTGACTCTAATGATTTTCTGGGATTAAAATTCGAAAATTGGCCGAACACATAA
- a CDS encoding tetratricopeptide repeat protein, producing the protein MKISDKGIHLLILKIVSILMILAIVSCKKDEREIEALKLKQLFDEGNYTEAIGYSEFLMNKYPLSKSGYLIMISVAYQQLGNLEMTKLYIKKAIEADNSQGENYANLGVIYFNENNYNDSLPYLLEGLEKGGYKDPCALVYAIAVCYSKLGEVENAAGSFISFLSRCGNEPMLIEQKRIAESYLVTNKKYISEPRQNNNSE; encoded by the coding sequence ATGAAGATTAGTGATAAGGGAATACATTTATTAATACTAAAAATAGTCTCAATACTGATGATATTGGCAATTGTAAGTTGTAAAAAAGATGAGCGAGAAATTGAAGCATTGAAACTAAAACAACTTTTTGATGAGGGAAATTATACTGAAGCAATAGGTTATTCTGAATTTTTAATGAATAAATATCCTTTATCAAAGAGTGGGTATTTAATCATGATATCCGTTGCTTATCAACAGTTAGGTAATTTAGAAATGACAAAACTTTACATAAAAAAAGCTATTGAAGCTGATAACTCCCAAGGTGAAAACTATGCAAATCTTGGGGTGATTTATTTTAATGAAAATAATTATAATGACTCGTTACCATATTTACTTGAAGGCCTTGAAAAAGGTGGTTATAAGGATCCCTGCGCTCTCGTTTATGCAATTGCAGTCTGCTATTCTAAATTAGGAGAAGTGGAAAATGCGGCAGGATCTTTTATCTCATTCCTTTCAAGGTGCGGGAATGAGCCAATGTTAATTGAGCAAAAACGCATTGCTGAATCCTATTTAGTCACTAACAAAAAGTACATTTCTGAACCTCGGCAAAATAATAATAGCGAATAA
- a CDS encoding GNAT family N-acetyltransferase, whose protein sequence is MDNIEIKKLSSSELSQFIELIRVFEDVFEMKNFQMPSSYYLQTLLDRDDFFVFVSISQNQVIGGLTAYTLSQYYSEKPLVYIFDLAVLTKYQRQGIGKSLIEAINVYCKKMGAEEVFVQADLVDDYALDFYRATGGLPEEVIHFTYPLS, encoded by the coding sequence ATGGATAATATAGAAATTAAAAAACTGTCTTCTAGTGAATTAAGTCAATTTATAGAGCTCATTCGAGTCTTTGAAGATGTCTTTGAAATGAAAAACTTTCAAATGCCAAGTTCTTATTATCTTCAAACTTTATTGGATAGGGATGATTTTTTTGTTTTTGTTTCTATCTCTCAGAATCAAGTGATTGGTGGTTTGACTGCATATACACTTAGTCAATATTATTCTGAAAAACCTTTAGTTTACATTTTTGACCTAGCTGTCCTTACCAAATACCAACGGCAAGGAATTGGCAAATCACTTATCGAAGCGATTAATGTTTATTGTAAAAAGATGGGAGCAGAAGAAGTATTTGTCCAAGCAGATTTGGTGGATGATTATGCTTTGGATTTTTATAGAGCAACGGGAGGATTACCAGAGGAGGTGATTCATTTTACGTATCCGTTGAGTTAA